The Panicum hallii strain FIL2 chromosome 5, PHallii_v3.1, whole genome shotgun sequence genome contains the following window.
GGAAACTTGCTCTTTTAGCATATTTATGTGGCATATAGCATATGCTAGAGGCTTCATGTCACGAAGATCTAATAAAATCGTTGGAAAAGGAAAGTACTGCAGAGTATAAACACACTGCAACTGACCGCAAACAGTCTCAAGCGTTGCAAATAAGGGGCCAAAACTAACGAGAATGGCCAAATGAGAATTCGTCCAACCGGATGATGCCGGTTTCATTCCGTCGTCCCCTGAACGCTTGTTCTGGGAGCACCTGACGCTGTGCGGCTATTAGGCTATATAAATGGAGGCGGCGAAGCCTAGGACGAGCAGGGAGCAAGCAGCACTCCAGCCTCAGTTCTTAACCAGAGGTGAATCAGAAATTCAGAAGTGTGATGGGATCAGGACGCCTGCATTGCTGGGCGAGTCTTCCTTGGCAGTGTTCGCACCTGCAGCGCTGCAGCTGCAGGGCGGTCGATTGATCGGCCACTGCCAAAGGAGATTTGCCCAGCCATGCAACTACTGTGCCGGTTTAAACTCTTGCTTGCATGATCTCGTTCCGCATTTCTGGCATCTTTTCATTTCTTTCTCTCTGCTTCAAATCAAAGAAAAGCCATCATGCTACATTTCTACCCATCTTTCCAGCCCAAGAAGGCCCATGAGGCTTCCCTCCTCCGGCTCCGCGTTAAGGTGTGTCCAGTTCAGTCCAGTTCGCTCTGAGGCTGGCAAGCGGCCCCACCGTCCAGCTCCTCGTAGGTCCCTTCGGATCCCACCCATACCCTGACCTGGAACGCCAATCtggccttcctgaaaaggcgtGCCAAAGATGGACTTTTCGGTAGGACGTCCAGCCATGCTGCATGCGCATGGCTGCAGTGGCACCGAGCCGTTGCGGCACTGGTACGTGGTACCCGGCCCAAATAAAGCGCCCATTTCAAACGGACACGGCCGGACACGGGACACCAGCCAAGCTCAAGCTGGCGTCCATGCCGTCCAAGCCCAAATCCCCCCATCGTTCCAATTCTTTTCTGCAGTTCTAGCTTCTAGCTGCGGACCCTGGCAAACAAAACCCACAAGATCGCGTGCTCTACTTGTAGCCTGAGAAATGGAAGGAGACGACATCTTCGCGACCATGGATTCCCTGTGGTTCTACTCCAGCGTCCTCCTCCAGCCGCCTTCCAAGCACAAGCAGAGAgagtgcgcagaggagctgcaGCCCACACAGCAGCAGGATTCAGCAGAGACGACCAGCGGTAGCTCTGGCCAGGCTCCCAACGGCGTCAAGGAGGCAGCGGTGGCAACGGagcgcagagcggcggcggcaacggCGGAGCCCAGAGCGGCTGCGAGGTGCCTCAGGGACAGGGAGTGGGATGAGCGCATGGTTGCTTGGCAGAAGGAGCAGAGGCGGCGGACGCGCGTCGCTGCGGCGGCCCGGTGCTCGCAGGCGCGGATGCCGCCGCCCGGGGAAGGCGTGGCCATGAAGGCGCACCTCAGGTCCTGGGCTCACGCTGTCGCGTGCTCCGTCAGATAAGCACTCTCGATTCAGAATCTTTGCGTTGCAGTGCTGGCGCTTGTCTGTCGAATGCAACACCCATTCTTTGCTGCATCTCTGAGTAAATGCATCTGTCCATGGCTGTGTGTGCTTGCGGATTATTGTGATCCCTGCTCTTCACCTTTCCAGTTTGATCACATGACGCTGAGATAACGAAAACCATAAATCCCAAGTGTATGCATCTGTCCGTGCTTCATACTAAATCATGATTGTAAGAGTACCAAGGTGCCACATTTTTGTGTACAGTTGTTTGTTTTGCGTCTGGGATCTGAACTCTATGGGCAATTGACGACCTGAGCTATCACTAACAGAGGATTTACAGGTATAGGATATGGAATCGAGGGCGAGAGAGCTACCGCTATACAGGATACGGCTCTCCTGTGAATAATTAGGCTATACTATACATGATGTAAATTGGGGGGTTAAAGTATCGCTGGAGTACTGCACAAGTCTCCAATTACCGTGTTCTCACTCCTTGTTGGACACTGCCTCTGGAAGTTTGAATGTGGGGGGCTTGTCGGCGCCTTTCCTTGAGTACTctcgccacctcctcgccgcagCCGCAGCTCGCTTTGCTCTCTCCTTTGCCTCCTCCTCTGTTTAATGTGTGTAGCAGGAGCGTTAAGAAGACATATAGGGGAAGGATAGAAAACATAAAAAGGACGGGAAACTTCCGAAGACTAGATGCGCTAGTTTTACCGTTCTTCTGGTATCTCGTTGGTGCTCCCCAGATATCACTCCATGAGCCGCCCTTACTGGAATCATCTTGGCTCATCCGCCTTCTCACCTTTTCCTGCAATACGCAGACACGTTCAGAACAATGCGCAAGCACTCCATATGTGAGTAGTGAGAAATTTCTGGTCCTGGAAATCTTGTTAGTAGCACTTTCATGTGTATCAAACAGAGAAATTTACCAGGACTTTGGCTTGTCTTTTCTCCCAGCGTGAACTTGCCTGACGACAAGGAAATATAAGATAATACAACTGGTTAACAAGATGTGAGAAATATGTGCCATGTTTTCTAACTCTGAAATTAAGTTTACTTAAATATCATCTTCAGGAGGTGAGTGCATTTGCAACAAAAACCATGACAATGTTTAGGATCCGCAACATACTACAACTAACTGTTGCAGAAAAGAGGATGGTCCATTTGTAAACAAAAGTTATATGAAGTAGAGATTACCATCCGGAACACATCAATTGAACCTCCCATCCCAGCAAGCATCAATCCAACCTGATAAAATGGGGAAAAAAAATCATTTGATAGTACAAGGTAGGATAACATCCGTAGTTGGTTTGAACATAAAAGGTTGGTTCTATCTTAACTAGCAAAATTTATAATAATATTCTTACAAACATAACCATTCCACCAAAATTATCAGGAAGAAATTCTTACATTTACTCTCTCTACTCTGCGCATTTCATCCTCAAGGAGCGAAAGTTGTGCAGCTGAAGTCCAATGAATGCAGTCAACTGGACTGAACATAAATGGAAGTTTATCAGAACAATATCAGTAGTCAGAATTCAGGATTTCAAACCAACAGAAAAATTATTTGCCCCACTTTGCACAATTTTTGTTTCGACGAATTTTTGCACCAAATTTCAAGTAAGGATGCTTGGATAATTGATAGATTAACGAACAAAACACAAAGTAAAAAGACTTTGGCATTCGCACCAGCTCTCAATAGCTTCTTCAATCAGTTCTATGTCGCCTGACTGGTCATAAACTCTTGCCCGTCCAAAATCTTCCTCAATTTGAAAGACCTTAGAGCACACATTAGCACAGTTCTTGCATCCTGCAGGGATGTGGGCAGAATATAATTAAAAGCTTTCTTGAATTGATTCCAAATAAAATTTCTTTTCAGGGCAAATTCATCAATACCTATGCAGCTAAACTCATCGACAAACACGTGATCCCGGGGTGCACTGTCATCCAAGAAAGGGTTGGTTGCAGTCGCAGCGTATCCATGGATCTCATCATACACCGCCCGCTGGATGGGATCGGTAAGCACCTGGTTTTCACTTACTCATATTTACGTCACAGATAAATTGCAGTACGGCTCTATATAACATGTTTCGAAAATGGCAGGAGTTGGGATTGTACCGTGTAAACCTCATTGATAAACATGCAGAAATTCGTCACATCAGGGTCGTTCCCACTAAGATCAGGATGGCATGACTTCATACAATTGTAGTACGCTTTCTTGATCTGCTTAGGTGTTGCATCTGGCATCTGAAAAGATGCAAGAATTAACTTCCAATTGTGTTATAGTACTGCCAATGATGCAAGAAACACTACAATTTTTTATGTTTTTGAGAGGAACCATGGCAGGTGCCACTCCAATCTAGTTTCACAGTAAGAAGAAAAAGGACTGATTATGTTCCACTACTGCCAAACTAGAAAATTCAAAAGAGCGGGATGAAATGCAAAACGAATGCTTTGAAGATGAAGCACCTTCCTTTAAAAAAAGATGAAGCACCTACCACGCCAAGAACAGCGTAATAATCTTCAGCGACGCCCCCCTCCGAGCTGCGGGACTCCGCTGCCACCACTACCACCCTCAAGCCCCTCCTTCCCCACGTCCTCCGACACCGGTGACGGCCTCCTCTTCCGGCCCCGACCAACCCCGTGATGGCATATCGCTGTGAGCTGCCGGAGCAGGGGACCGCCGTTGAGGCCGCATGGAACTTGGTGACGGAGTCCGCGAGCAGCGGTGGGGAAAGGAGAGGAGCCATCGGATGGGATGGCAGCGTGTATTCTTGATCTGGCTCCggcgagagggagggaggagaaggaaggCGGTGTGGATCCGGAATCCGGTGGCCGGTGGGGTTCGCTTGCTCTGTTTTCCGGTCCGTTTTCTTGGCGCCCTGAGTTTGTTTTGGTTTTTCTCCGCCACTCCTCTCCCGTGATTTTTCTCTACCGTTTCGCAGTATCCGCCTTGCTGATGACCATATTTTGCGCTAGATCCCTTAACCTTTCTTCAAAACATATCCAACAGCGACCTTTTTATATAGGATTCCCTGTTTTTATAGAAACCATATAGGTTTGATATATCTAACAGTGACATGTCCCACCAACGTACAAACATTGAAGAATGTGGGAGACATAGATGAGAATCTCTTGTTAGTAGGagaaacagaaaaaaaaatcttaCAACTGAGCAAACCTAAGTATGCATTGAGTGATTCTTCGAAGATGCCTATATAAACTGTACTTTCTCCATTTTAAATTGTATATCATTTTatcttttctagatttatagtATTTGCTATGCATCTGGTATACAATATGTTTAGATACATAATAAAATCTATGTAGCTAGAAAATTTAAAACGATTTACAATTTTAAATGGAGATAATAACTATAGGGATAACACGCTCCAAGCCTGAACCGGTGCTGGATTCCCCTGGTCCGCAAACTAACTGGATACCACCCTATTATATTTCATATGCAAACAAGTAGTATACAATATTAAAGCATGCAATGGTATAGCATTTTATAAGACAACCTGTTTTCCATCTGGCTTCAGTTAATGTTTCTTTGAGTAATTATTTTTAGAATCAAGGGTATGCTGCTGATCGGCTTGTAGAAGATCTCAATAGCATTAGGAATTTGTATAACCATCCAAGCACCCTTTATTAATCTCAATTACTTTCAACATCGCGATGTACAAACTGAAGATGGAAGCATGTTGAACATTTTCTCTTGCGTCAAGCAATAGATAGATACCACGTTTGAGGTTAGTATTCCGTGAGCACCTAACTATTGTCCTTAGAGGTGCAGATTAGTGATCCTTAGATGCATCCCAACCCTTTTTAGTTCAAATATTTATGCTATTTCTTCAAAATAAtattctattttagaaaattaGCATAGatatttgaactaaagaggGTTGGAGGTGCACCTAAGGGTCACCAATTTGCAACCTCTAATTGTCCCTCGGAATCTTGTGGACAAAAATAATGAAAATATGTCATATTGAAGGCAAGGGAAGAAACGAAAAATGTCTAAAGTCACCATCACCTAACATTTGTCGCTTTGTCAAATGCAATGGATGAATAACGAAAAATGCATGATTTTCTTCAGTCCTTTGGTAAAAAATTGGACCTAGAAGGGGCAGTATGCATATTTTCTTGCACACAAATGTGGAGGGGAAGTCGTTCGTGTCGTTTTTTGAGAATGACATGGATCGTCGGGAATATTGCCGGTGATAATAAAATCTCGGCTTTGTTATGGTCACCTGGCATCCTCAGTTCCTCCACATTTGAAATTTATCTTCCAGAGTGGGCCCACATTCATCGAGTAGAAAAATCCTTGGATGAGCGCGTGGGCCCTGCTGTTTTGCCGCATGTTGTGCGCCACAGACAGGGCGGAACCCAAAAAAACAAACATTTCTGTTCTTTTGGAGGATAGATTGTGAAAATGATCAGCTACGTGGAGCATGATGGATAAGCGGGCACAGCCTCAGCTGAAAATTTCAGGTCGTGTCCTTTTCCATCAGGTAGCAGTTGATGCAGTTTCGCTAAGCAGAAAAATGTCAGGAAACCAGGCATTTAACAAGGCTGTGAGATAGCACAAATGCACAATGCTAAGCCTGACAGACATCAGCCACTAGGAGGACAATGCGACAGCTCAGACACGGCACTGTTCGGAATCCTTGGCCCTTCTTTGTGAAGTATTCTCGAGCGCTCGTGATTGTACCCAGGGCAAAGGCAAACACTCAAGCAGGCAACTCCATGGAGAATCCAGTTCAGGTCGTTAGAACTAGGCCAGGCTGAACTGGAAATCTGGAAACTTGACCAACACAAGGCGCCGTCTCCGTTGCAGTCCAGTCAGTTACCTGTCCGTTTAGCTGAAACCCAACGGTGTCAAAACTGATGACCTGAAATCAAGTCTCACGCACACAGACCAGCTCATCATAAACCAGCTCGGCCTCCGAACCAATCGACCCCAAGTCATCCTCGCCAACTTGGCACGAGAGGGAGCTAGCACTAGCAATGCAGCGGCACG
Protein-coding sequences here:
- the LOC112892333 gene encoding chaperone protein dnaJ C76, chloroplastic, with amino-acid sequence MAPLLSPPLLADSVTKFHAASTAVPCSGSSQRYAITGLVGAGRGGRHRCRRTWGRRGLRVVVVAAESRSSEGGVAEDYYAVLGVMPDATPKQIKKAYYNCMKSCHPDLSGNDPDVTNFCMFINEVYTVLTDPIQRAVYDEIHGYAATATNPFLDDSAPRDHVFVDEFSCIGCKNCANVCSKVFQIEEDFGRARVYDQSGDIELIEEAIESCPVDCIHWTSAAQLSLLEDEMRRVERVNVGLMLAGMGGSIDVFRMASSRWEKRQAKVLEKVRRRMSQDDSSKGGSWSDIWGAPTRYQKNEEEAKERAKRAAAAARRWREYSRKGADKPPTFKLPEAVSNKE
- the LOC112892335 gene encoding uncharacterized protein LOC112892335, giving the protein MEGDDIFATMDSLWFYSSVLLQPPSKHKQRECAEELQPTQQQDSAETTSGSSGQAPNGVKEAAVATERRAAAATAEPRAAARCLRDREWDERMVAWQKEQRRRTRVAAAARCSQARMPPPGEGVAMKAHLRSWAHAVACSVR